The DNA segment CGGCAATCCGAACGGGTCGAAGCCTTGCGGCGGCAAGTCGAGCGGCAGACCGAGGGGAACGCCACCTTGAGGCGGCGAATCGAGCGGCTCGACGAGCAAGTGACAGGCTTGACCGAGTATTGCGAGACATCTGGCGGCGCGAGACCGCGCGGCAGCGGCTGGTGATAAGGCCGCCGACGCCCGGGCCGGACCGCGATGCCGGTCCGAGCCGCTGATGGTCCACGGCTCGAAGTCCCCACCAAGCCGAAATCGACCCTACCCATACCCCTCGGAGACCCGAGTTCGTCGATCCTGCGCGATCCTAGAGCCCGTAGATACCCCGAAACACCTCCGTAGCCTCTCCTGGGAGTCCTCTTCGCCTCCTGTGGCCTCTGGATTACCCGCACTCGGTCCCCGAGAGCGACCCGCACAACCGGACCGCACGACCGCCTGAACGGCCCCGGATGGAGCCATGTCTCGATTGGGGGCATTCTTGGGGGCAACTTGAACTGCCCACCCGCAGTTCAGCTAATTCTAACAATGACTTAGGGCTACTATAGATAGGCCGGTAGCGACCCGAAAAGGGTCGGGGGCAGGGGGTGCGCAAACCCGCCTTTCCCCGAACCCGTAGCAGACCCTCGGACTGCCGGGTCGCTACCGACCACGCCCTGAGCGCCACTGTGCCACGGGCGACCGGGCGGCGCAGACGCAAGACGTTGCCACGCCACAGGATGAGCCGGAAGTCGTGTGCGCATCGCCGGAGCCCCGAAGTGTGCATCGGACCCCGATGTCGTTTGCGCGCTCAGGTACGGCCCCAAGCGGGAGCTGCCGGGACCCAGGCGAGCACTTCGAGGAGCCCATTGAAGAAGCCTTGGGCGACCGCGTGGAGCACAGCGATGCCGAACCGGCCCAAGCACCCCACCCACAACGGGAGCGGCGATCCCTCTCTACGGACTCGACAGCGATAGGTTTCAACTCTGCGACCCTGGCGGAAAACTCGACTCTGCGCTGGCTCGCCGCACCGGACGGGACGGCACCTTGGAACCCTCGTTGACCTTGCCCGTACTTATCAGTGTATGATAACATCGGTGGATGACGAGACCGAACCGGGATCCGGGGCTGGACACGCTGCTGGGGCTTCACGGCGACACGCTGTTCGTGGACGACGCGGGGCACTGGGTGAAGTTCGTCGCGGTGCGGACGGAGCCGACGCCGGAGCGTCCGCACGGCCTCCGCTATTCGCTGACGCTGCACGCGCCGGACGGTTCGCGGCTGGTCGGATTCGACAACGCACACCCAGTGCGGGAGCGGCGCGGTCCCGGCGGGCGGCGTCGAACGGAGCACGACCACCGGCACCGGCTTCGCGCGGTCCGGCCCTACGAGTACGAGGACGCGGCGGCGCTGCTGGAGGATTTCTGGAAGGAAGTGGACCGGGTACTCCGGAAGAGAGGATCGATTCCATGAGGACACTGACGATCGGCATCGCCGACTACGACCGGATGAAGGCGCGCACCCTGGCGATCGCCCGGGGCGAGCACAAGCCCGCACGAGGCGAGCCGAAGGTGTGGTTCACCTCGCTCGACAGCTTCGCGAAGTTGCTGTCGGAGCATAACCGGCACCTCTTGGAGCTGATCGCCCGGGAGCGTCCGCGTTCGCTCACGGAGCTTGCGGAGATGGCCGGGCGGAGCAAGTCGAACCTGTCGAGGACGCTGAAGACGATGTCGCAATACGGGCTGGTGGAACTGCGGCGGGGCGAGCGCGGCACGCTGGTGCCGAGCGTGCCGTACGACCATGTGCGGCTGGATGTCTCCCTGACCGGCGCTGCGGGCGAAGCGGTCGGCGCCGGCCGTTGAAGCTCGAACGCATCGTTCCCGGCAGCCGCCTGTCCGGGATCGCGGGCGGCGGCGCGGTCGAGGTCGTCGCCACGCGATCCTACGGGCCGGACGCGGTGGAGGTGACGTGGAAGGGTCCGGACGGGCTCGGGGAACGGATCCTCTACCGGGAGGACGAGCCCCGGATCGGGGAGGTCTCGCCGGGGCGCCGCTGGGCGTTCGACGGCGACGGCGACGCATTCCGGCTGGCCTCGGAGGCGCTCCGGATCCGGCTCGCGCACCTGTTCGATCCCTACGCGGCGGTGAACGCATCGCACATCGAGCCGCTCCCGCACCAGTTGACGGCAGTGTACGGCGCGATGCTGGAGCGCCAGCCGCTCCGGTTCCTGCTGGCCGACGATCCGGGCGCGGGCAAGACGGTGATGGCGGGGCTCCTCATCAAGGAGCTACTGATCCGGGGGAGCCTTGAGCGGTGCCTCATCATCGCGCCCGGGAACCTAGTCGAGCAGTGGCAGGACGAGCTTCACGAGAAGTTCGATCTCGGGTTCGAGATCCTGACCCGCACGCGGATCGAGGCGTCGCGCACGGGCAGCCCGTTCGCCGAGCATCCGCGCCTGATCGCGCGGCTCGACATGCTGGCCCGCAACGAGGAACTCAAGGCGAAACTCGAAGCCGCGCCCGTGTGGGACCTGATCGTTGTGGACGAGGCCCACCGCATGTCGGCGAGCTTCTTCGGCCGGGAGGTAAAGTACACGAAGCGCTTCCAGTTGGGGGCGCTGGCGGGGCGGTTGACCCGGCACTTGCTGCTGATGACGGCGACGCCGCACAACGGCAAGGAGGAGGACTTCCAACTCTTCATGGGCCTTCTGGACGCGGACCGATTCGAGGGCCGCTTCCGGGAGGGGGTCCACAAGGTCGATCCGTCGGACATGATGCGGCGGTTGGTCAAGGAGGAACTCCACCGCTTCGACGGCACGCCGCTCTTTCCGGAGCGCCGGGCCTACACCGTCTCCTACGGGTTGTCGCCGGGCGAGGCGGAACTCTACGAGGCGGTGACGCACTACGTGCGCGAGGAGATGAACCGGGCGGACCGGCTCGCCGAGGACGGCACGCGGCGGCGCAACAACGTGGGGTTCGCGCTTCAGATCCTACAGCGCCGTCTCGCGTCCTCGCCTGCGGCGATCCACGAGTCGCTGAAACGGCGCATGGCGAGGCTGGGCGACCGGCTTGAGGAGGAGAGGCTGGTGCGGGCTGGCCGCAGTCCCGAGGCGCGCATCTCGGCGGACCCGGTCCCGGCGTTCGACGAGGAGGACTTCGAGGAGGCCCCGGGCGACGAAGCCGAGGCGCACGAGGACCGGCTCGTGGACAGCGCGACCGCCGCGCAGACGGTCGCGGAACTTGAGGCCGAGATCGTCGAAATCCGGCGTCTGGAACGGATGGCGGGGGCGCTTCGGCGCTCCGGCGAAGACACCAAGTGGCGCGAACTCGACCGCATCCTCGACGATCCGCTCGTGCACGATCCCGAGCGGGACGTGCAACGCAAGATTGTGATCTTCACGGAGGCGCGCGACACGCTCGAATACCTCGCCGGCCGCATCCGCGCGCGGACGGGCGAGTCGGAGAGCGTGGAGGTGATCCACGGCGGGGTGCCGCGCGACCGGCGGCGCGCGGTGATCGCCGCGTTCAACGACGATCCGGCCGTCCGGTTCCTGCTTGCGAACGACGCGGCGGGCGAGGGCGTGAACCTGCAACGGGGCGCGCATCTCATGGTGAACTACGATCTGCCGTGGAACCCGAACCGACTTGAGCAGCGCTTCGGCCGGATCCATCGCATCGGGCAGACCGAGGTCTGCCACCTCTGGAACCTCGTGGCGACCGAGACGCGGGAGGGCGCGGTCTACGAGCGCCTCCTTGAGAAGCTGGAGACGGCGCGCGGAACCTTGGGCGGCAAGGTCTACGACGTGCTCGGCGAACTCTTCGAGGCGCGGCCGCTCAAGGATCTGTTCATGGAGGCGATCCGCTACGGCGAGCGGGACGACGTGCGCGAGCGTCTGTTCCGCGCCGTCGAGGGCGCGGTGGACACCGAACACATCAACCGTCTGGTCGAGCGCGGCAAGCTCACGCGCGAGGGGCTCGATCCGGCGACGAGCCGGCGCGTGCGCGAGGAGATGGATCGGGCTGCGGCGCGGCGGCTTCAGCCGCACCACATCCGCTCGTTCTTCGAGGCCGCGTTCCGCGACGCGGGCGGGGTCATGCGCCCCCGGGAGCGCGGCCGGTTCGAGCTTACCCGGGTCCCCGCGATCCTGCGGGACCGCGACCGGATGATCGGGCGCGGGGATCCGGTTCTGCCCCGGTACCGGCGGATCTGCTTCGCCAAGGAAGGAATCGCGGGCCGCCCGCAGGCAGCGCTCGTGGCTCCGGGCCATCCGCTCCTCGACGCGCTGGTCGATCTGACGCTCGACCGCTACCGGGATCTGCTCGTGCGGGGGACGCTCTTGGTCGACGAGTCGGACCGCCATGCCGGGCCGCGCGTGCTGGTCACGCTCAGGCACCGGATCCGCGACGGTCAGGCGACGCGCCGCGGCAGCCCGCGCGCGGTCTCCGAGCGGCTCCAGTTCGTATGGCTCGACCCGGACGGCGGGGCGACCGATGGGGGAGCGGCCCCGTATCTCGACTGCCGGGGGGCGGACGGGGACGAGCCAGCGAAGGTCGCGGAACTCATGGACGCGCCCTGGCTCGGGGAACCGCTTGAGGAACGGGCGCGGGCGCACGCGATCGCGGATCTCGTGCCCCGGCATCTGCGCGAGGTGCGCGACGCGCGGCTCGCCCAACTCGACAGGATCGAGGCCGCAGTGAAGGAGCGCATGCGCCGCGAGATCATGCATCTCCAGCACCGGGCGCTCGAACTCGAAACGCTCGAACGGGCGGGCCGGAAGCCGAGGCTCAATTCCGAGAACGTGCGGCGGCAGGCGGATGCGCTCCGCGACAGGCTCGAACTCCGGCTGGCCGACATCGCCCGCCAACGCGACATCGCGCCGCTCCCACCCGAGGTGTGCGGCGCGGCGCTCGTCGTTCCGGGCCGGATGCTCCGGCCGGCGAGCCAGCGGGAAGCGGCCGATGCGTTGGCTCGCGCCGAGGTCGAGGAGAAGGCGATGCGGGCGGTCATGGCACGGGAGCGGAGTCTCGGGAATGAGCCCAAGGACATCTCGAAGGAGAATCGCGGATACGACATCGAGAGCCGCGATCCGGACTCCGGGCGGCTCCGTTTCATCGAGGTGAAGGGCCGCCGCGCGGATGCCCGCGCCGTCACGATCACCCGAAACGAAATGGTGACGGCCCTGAACGCGGCCGAGTCCTACATTCTTGCCTTGGTGCTCGTGGATGGCGGATCCGCAGCTGCGCCGATCTATTTGAGGGACCCGGGCCGGATCTTCGGATCCGAGCCGAACTTCCACGAGGTGTCGCGCCAGATCTCCGCCAAGGCCATCGAAACTGCGGCGCGACAGGAGACGCATTGAACCCGACCCGCCGCGAGACCGGATCGCCATGACCGTCCACCGCAAGAAGTTGATCGAGGTGTCGTTGCCGCTGAAGGCGATCAACGCGGCATCGGCGCGGGAGAAGTCGATCCGCCACGGGCATCCCTCGACCCTGCACCTCTGGTGGGCGAGGCGGCCGCTCGCGGCCTGCCGCGCGGTGCTGTTCGCGCAGCTTGTCGACGATCCGTCCGGCTGGCCGGAGGAGTTTCCCACGGAGGAAGCCCAGGCCCGCGAGCGCAAACGGCTTCACGGGATCATCGAGGAGATGGTGCCTTGGAAGGCGACCCACGACGAACGGATCATCGGGAAGGCACGCTACGAGATCGCACGCTCGCTCGCACGGGAGCTCGGCGATGCGCCGCCGGATGAGAACGATGCACGCGCGGTCCTCGAATACCTCGCCCGGCACGCGCCGCCGGTCTGCGATCCTTTCTGCGGCGGGGGATCCATCCCGCTCGAAGCACAGCGGCTGGGATTGCGGGCGCATGGCTCGGACCTGAACCCCGTCGCCGTGCTCGTATCAAAGGCGACGTGCGAGATCCCTCCCAAGTTCTCAGGGGCGGCCCCCGTCCATCCCGATGTGGACCGCACGGGAGGCTGGAGGGGAGCTTCAGGGTTGGCGGAGGATATCCGCCGCTACGGTAAGTGGATGCGAGACAAGGCCGAGGCCCGGATCGGCCATCTCTATCCGACGATCCGCGTCACCGAGGCGATGGCCGACGACCGAGACGATCTCCGGCCCTACACCGGCAAGGACTTGACGGTGATCGCGTGGCTCTGGGCACGCACCGTGGCCTCCCCCGACCCGATGATGCGGGGAGCGCATGTGCCCTTGGTACGTTCGTTCGTGCTGTCTTCCAAGGGGGGCCGCCGGGCGTGGGTAGAACCGGTTCATGAAGGCGCGGGACGTTATCGGTTCACCGTGTGCGTCGGATCGGGCACGCCGCCGAGCGGTACCGTTGCCCGACGTGGCGGGCGGTGTCTCCTGACAGGATCGCCGATGCCGTTTACTCACATTCGTGCTGAGGGTAAAGCGGGCCGCATGCGCACACGCCTGATAAGCGTGAGGTCGGTAGTTCAAATCTACCCGGGCCCATTGAACTTACGCGGTTTCGGGGTCGGATTCCCGCTGTTTGATTCCCGCTAATTGGGGTAGGAAGAGACCCTGCGGCGGTCCTCAAGCGCCTTTCTGAGCCGGTCCTCATCGGCCCGCTGGTAACACTGAAGAACCGTCTGGGCCGTCTTCCAACCGCCGAGTTCGCAGAGCACCTTGAGGGGCTGGTCCATGAGGTCCGACGCGAACTTCCGCCTCAGGGAGTGCCAGCCGCGGCCACGCTTGGGTGCCAGCCCGGCGAGCACCTCGGCCCTGGTCCACCAGTCGCGGACCAACGAGCGGCTCACGCACGCTGACGGGTCCTTCGGCGCGGGCAGCAGGGGAATGTCCCCGATCCCGGGGTTCCGTCTCCGCGCCTCTTCCAAGGCGGCTAGTGCCTCGGCCGTCACCGGCGTCCGGTGCTCGTAGCCTGTCTTCTCGTGCTCGCCCCGCCACCGGATAACCCCGGCTTCGACATCGATGTCCGACCATCGAAGCTGACGGATGGCACCGATGCGGTGTCCCGTTTCGTGGGCGATCAGGAGCGCCACGCGGAACCGCCAGTCCATCGCCAGCGACGCCTTGAGCAAGGCCTCGTATTCCCTTCCCGTCAGCACAACCTGGGTCGGGTTTTTCTCGGCGGGCGTCTTCAGGCCCGTGAGGGGGTTCGACTCGAGGAGTAGCCGCCCCTCCTCGTCTCTCGACTTCGCGGCCCAGTTGAGGATCGCGAGCAGCAACTTCAGATCCTGCTGGATCGTTCGATTGGCCGCAGGCCTCCCGCTCCGTCCGGCTTCGCCCGCACGTCGGGCCCGAATGAACCGATCCCAATCCCTCTGGGAGAGAGTGCCGGGCCTGCGGTTGCCTCCGAAGAGCTTGAGGAACATCGACATCGTAGCCCGATCGTACTTTTGAGATGCCTCCGCCTTGGTGGGCGTCACCTCTTCACCGTAGATGTCAAAAAGCGTCTTCAGGGTGAGCGGCTCGGGCTCGGCTCCCGCCTTGCCGTTCAGATCCGGGCCGACGAACCCGGCAGCCAACTCGTCCGCCTGCCGTTTCGCCCTTGCCCAGTCGCGGTGTCCGAGCGACCGGGTGAGCCTGCGCCCGTTCTCGCGCCACTCCACTTGGAACAGGCCGGTTTTCGGGTCGGGAAACACCCGCACCCTGTTCCGGCCCCACTCGCCGGCGCCGTAGCTCCGGCGGCTTCTTCTCGTGCGTGCCATCGTTCGATTCCTCCGATTCGATGGACTGCACGATCTGCGCGTTTGAAACCTCGCGACGACGGGTCGCGTCGTCCAGAGTTGGCGCCCCGGCCCGGCATTGGCGCGGGCGCGCCACGGGGGCGTTGGTTTCTGCGGTTGATGGAGGAGCCAGATGTGTTTTCGCTTCACGAAAACCTCTGGCCAGGGGGTGCCCCCGGACCCCCGAACGACACTCTCGCGCGCCGTCAAAGGAGGCCGCCCGACATGGCCCGTCCCCGGAAGCCCGAGGCCGAGCGCCGGAGCCGCACGATCGGCGTGCGCGTCACCCCCGCGGAGGCCGCGGAGATCGCCGAGCGGGCCGGAGCGGCCCGCATGACGATGGGCGGCTACATGCGCCGCAGGGCGCTGGGGCAGCCGGTCCGCGAGGCGGCCGTTCTCCGCCTCGGCGCGGCGGAGCGCGTCGAGCTCCACCGGATCGGCGTAAACCTGAACCAGATCGCCCGCGCCCTCAACTCCGGGGCTTCCGCTCCTTCCGGGACGCTGGAGGCGGTCGAGCGGGTGGGCGAGCTCGCGGCCGGTCTCCTGAGCGGCGAGGCGCTGGACCGATGATCCCGAAGATCAACGGATTAGGGCGCTCGTTCGCCGGAGTCGCGGCGTACTGTCTGCACGACGCGCCGGAGCCGGACGACCGCCGTCCGCGCACCTCGGAGCGGGTCGGGTGGGCGGACACCCGGAACCTCGCGACGTTTC comes from the Candidatus Palauibacter soopunensis genome and includes:
- a CDS encoding DUF6516 family protein, with translation MTRPNRDPGLDTLLGLHGDTLFVDDAGHWVKFVAVRTEPTPERPHGLRYSLTLHAPDGSRLVGFDNAHPVRERRGPGGRRRTEHDHRHRLRAVRPYEYEDAAALLEDFWKEVDRVLRKRGSIP
- a CDS encoding helix-turn-helix domain-containing protein, translating into MRTLTIGIADYDRMKARTLAIARGEHKPARGEPKVWFTSLDSFAKLLSEHNRHLLELIARERPRSLTELAEMAGRSKSNLSRTLKTMSQYGLVELRRGERGTLVPSVPYDHVRLDVSLTGAAGEAVGAGR
- a CDS encoding DUF3883 domain-containing protein, producing the protein MKLERIVPGSRLSGIAGGGAVEVVATRSYGPDAVEVTWKGPDGLGERILYREDEPRIGEVSPGRRWAFDGDGDAFRLASEALRIRLAHLFDPYAAVNASHIEPLPHQLTAVYGAMLERQPLRFLLADDPGAGKTVMAGLLIKELLIRGSLERCLIIAPGNLVEQWQDELHEKFDLGFEILTRTRIEASRTGSPFAEHPRLIARLDMLARNEELKAKLEAAPVWDLIVVDEAHRMSASFFGREVKYTKRFQLGALAGRLTRHLLLMTATPHNGKEEDFQLFMGLLDADRFEGRFREGVHKVDPSDMMRRLVKEELHRFDGTPLFPERRAYTVSYGLSPGEAELYEAVTHYVREEMNRADRLAEDGTRRRNNVGFALQILQRRLASSPAAIHESLKRRMARLGDRLEEERLVRAGRSPEARISADPVPAFDEEDFEEAPGDEAEAHEDRLVDSATAAQTVAELEAEIVEIRRLERMAGALRRSGEDTKWRELDRILDDPLVHDPERDVQRKIVIFTEARDTLEYLAGRIRARTGESESVEVIHGGVPRDRRRAVIAAFNDDPAVRFLLANDAAGEGVNLQRGAHLMVNYDLPWNPNRLEQRFGRIHRIGQTEVCHLWNLVATETREGAVYERLLEKLETARGTLGGKVYDVLGELFEARPLKDLFMEAIRYGERDDVRERLFRAVEGAVDTEHINRLVERGKLTREGLDPATSRRVREEMDRAAARRLQPHHIRSFFEAAFRDAGGVMRPRERGRFELTRVPAILRDRDRMIGRGDPVLPRYRRICFAKEGIAGRPQAALVAPGHPLLDALVDLTLDRYRDLLVRGTLLVDESDRHAGPRVLVTLRHRIRDGQATRRGSPRAVSERLQFVWLDPDGGATDGGAAPYLDCRGADGDEPAKVAELMDAPWLGEPLEERARAHAIADLVPRHLREVRDARLAQLDRIEAAVKERMRREIMHLQHRALELETLERAGRKPRLNSENVRRQADALRDRLELRLADIARQRDIAPLPPEVCGAALVVPGRMLRPASQREAADALARAEVEEKAMRAVMARERSLGNEPKDISKENRGYDIESRDPDSGRLRFIEVKGRRADARAVTITRNEMVTALNAAESYILALVLVDGGSAAAPIYLRDPGRIFGSEPNFHEVSRQISAKAIETAARQETH
- a CDS encoding site-specific integrase; the protein is MARTRRSRRSYGAGEWGRNRVRVFPDPKTGLFQVEWRENGRRLTRSLGHRDWARAKRQADELAAGFVGPDLNGKAGAEPEPLTLKTLFDIYGEEVTPTKAEASQKYDRATMSMFLKLFGGNRRPGTLSQRDWDRFIRARRAGEAGRSGRPAANRTIQQDLKLLLAILNWAAKSRDEEGRLLLESNPLTGLKTPAEKNPTQVVLTGREYEALLKASLAMDWRFRVALLIAHETGHRIGAIRQLRWSDIDVEAGVIRWRGEHEKTGYEHRTPVTAEALAALEEARRRNPGIGDIPLLPAPKDPSACVSRSLVRDWWTRAEVLAGLAPKRGRGWHSLRRKFASDLMDQPLKVLCELGGWKTAQTVLQCYQRADEDRLRKALEDRRRVSSYPN
- the mobC gene encoding plasmid mobilization relaxosome protein MobC, whose translation is MARPRKPEAERRSRTIGVRVTPAEAAEIAERAGAARMTMGGYMRRRALGQPVREAAVLRLGAAERVELHRIGVNLNQIARALNSGASAPSGTLEAVERVGELAAGLLSGEALDR